The DNA segment AGGGGTAGTTCTTGTCGTCCCTGAGGATGACGTTGTAGCGCGGCTTATGCTGTTTTATGAGGTTTGCCTCAAGGGCGAGGGCCTCAACTTCAGTCTCTGTAACCAGGAAAGCAAAGTCCCTTACCCGTCCGAGCATGGCCGTCTTTCTTGGCCCGAGGTTTACGGATTGCTGAAAATAGCTCTTCAGCCTGTTTCTGAGGTTCCGCGCCTTTCCGATATAGAGTATCCGATCCTTCCGGTCCTTAAACATATAGACACCGGGTTTTTCAGGAACGCTCTTCAGTTTTTCTCCCAGATCAACCGCTTGTTCAGCCATAATTTATTTTAACTCAAAACGGGTTGCTATTTTGGGATCAGGACGTTGCTGTCCCGGCAAAGTGATAATGTCCTGAAGGAGATTTCTCCCGGCCTGCAAAAATCTTGACAAAAACATATTGGTTGCTTTATGCTTATATGCTTGTTAGGGATATTTTGTCCCTCTTAAACCACTTGAAGGGGGGTTGAGGATTGCATGCTTTAGGTACCCATTTATTAGTTGAATTAAAGGATTGTAATCATGAGATTCTGAAAGACCTGAATGCTGTAAGGGAGGCAATGGTATCTGCTGCAAAGCAAGCAAAGGCAACTATTGTTGATGTATCCTTCCATGAGTTTAGCCCCTTTGGGATCAGTGGTATGGTGGTTATTGCTGAATCTCACCTTTCCATTCATACATGGCCGGAATATGGATATGCTGCCGTGGATATATTTACCTGTGGAGATGTAATTAAACCGGAAATTGCTGTCCAATACCTTATTGAACAGTTTGGGTCAAAAAACCCGTCCATTGTGGAAATGAAAAGAGGGATAATTTCGTGCACTAACGAAAAGCTTCCGCACAAGGTTTGTAATGATCGGCTCCAAATGGTTTCTTGAGTTTACAACAGACAAAGAGGCCAGTCTCCATTCACTTGAAGAGGTCCTGTATACTGCCCAGACCCGGTACCAGAAACTGGAAATTCTCAGACTCGGCAGCTACGGCAAGACCTTGGTCCTTGACGGCAAAATGCAGTCCACCCAGCTTGATGAGTTCATATACCACGAGGCCCTTGTACACCCTGCCCTGATCACCCACGGACACCCCAAAAAAGTATTGATTGCCGGTGGAGGAGAGGGTGCTACGATCAGGGAAGTGCTGCGTCATCCTACAGTGGAATCCGTCTGCATGATTGACCTCGATGAAGAGGTAGTGCAGGCATGCAAGGCCCATCTCTACGAATGGCATCTGGGGTGCTTTGACGATCCCAGGGTGAAGGTCTTGCAT comes from the Nitrospirota bacterium genome and includes:
- the speD gene encoding adenosylmethionine decarboxylase → MHALGTHLLVELKDCNHEILKDLNAVREAMVSAAKQAKATIVDVSFHEFSPFGISGMVVIAESHLSIHTWPEYGYAAVDIFTCGDVIKPEIAVQYLIEQFGSKNPSIVEMKRGIISCTNEKLPHKVCNDRLQMVS